A single region of the Planctomycetia bacterium genome encodes:
- a CDS encoding class I fructose-bisphosphate aldolase, producing MTSGIAQTLGDKAEHLLGFDKPKIDKARLHLPGHDFVDRVFAPSDRSNRVLVNLERIFAHGRLGGTGYLSILPVDQGVEHSAGASFARNPDYFDPENIVRLAIDGGCNAVASTFGVLGFTARKYAHKIPFLVKINHNELLTFPNKFDQIMFGTIREAADMGAAAIGATIYFGSAESGRQIVEVSQAFAMAHELGLATVLWCYMRNDAFKTKEKDFHVAADLTGQANHLGCTIQADIIKQKLPENNGGFKALNTGNSAYGKLDEKIYTELTSDHPIDLCRYQVANCYMGRAGLINSGGASGKNDFAEAVATAVVNKRAGGMGLISGRKAFQRPREEGVKLLHAIQDVYLSEEVTIA from the coding sequence ATGACGTCCGGCATCGCACAAACACTCGGCGACAAAGCGGAACACCTGCTCGGATTCGACAAGCCCAAGATCGACAAAGCACGGCTGCACCTGCCGGGCCATGACTTCGTCGATCGGGTCTTCGCGCCGTCCGATCGCAGCAACCGCGTGCTGGTGAATCTCGAACGGATCTTCGCGCACGGCCGACTCGGCGGCACCGGCTATCTTTCGATCTTGCCGGTCGATCAAGGAGTCGAGCATTCGGCCGGCGCGAGCTTCGCGCGCAACCCGGATTACTTCGACCCGGAGAATATCGTCCGACTCGCGATCGACGGCGGCTGCAATGCCGTGGCGTCGACGTTCGGCGTCCTCGGCTTCACGGCGCGCAAGTACGCGCATAAGATTCCGTTTCTCGTGAAGATCAACCACAACGAACTGCTGACCTTCCCGAACAAGTTCGACCAAATCATGTTCGGCACGATTCGCGAAGCGGCCGACATGGGTGCCGCGGCGATCGGCGCGACCATCTACTTCGGCTCGGCCGAAAGCGGACGGCAGATCGTGGAAGTAAGCCAAGCCTTTGCAATGGCCCACGAGCTCGGCCTAGCGACCGTGCTCTGGTGCTACATGCGCAACGACGCCTTCAAGACGAAGGAGAAAGATTTCCACGTCGCCGCCGACCTGACCGGCCAAGCGAATCATCTCGGTTGCACGATCCAAGCCGACATCATTAAGCAGAAGCTGCCGGAAAACAACGGCGGCTTCAAAGCCCTCAACACCGGCAACTCCGCCTACGGCAAGCTCGATGAAAAGATCTATACCGAGTTGACGAGCGACCACCCGATCGATCTCTGCCGCTACCAAGTCGCGAACTGCTACATGGGCCGAGCAGGCCTGATCAATAGCGGCGGCGCGTCAGGGAAGAACGACTTCGCCGAAGCGGTCGCTACGGCCGTCGTCAACAAACGCGCCGGCGGCATGGGCCTGATCTCCGGCCGCAAAGCGTTTCAACGCCCGCGCGAAGAAGGAGTAAAACTTCTCCACGCGATTCAAGACGTTTACCTAAGCGAGGAAGTGACGATCGCGTAA
- the chrA gene encoding chromate efflux transporter has protein sequence MTNDIEVEPAEARPPQAVSLREALPTWCRVAALSFGGPAGQIAVMHRILVDEKKWISEERFLHALNYCMLLPGPEAQQLATYIGWLMHRTAGGLLAGTLFILPGFLAIMLLSIVYATFQQTPLVQALFFGLKPAVMAIVVEAVLRIGKRVLKNGTMVAIAALSFIAIFFFEIPFPLVIIAAGIVGYLGGRIAPDRFHVISGHGKQSPGDSQGPARIADRAIVPAPTWRRAAFVSGICLPLWFGPIVAVRLLLGPSSVFYHEATFFSQAAMVTFGGAYSVLAYVAQQAVEHFRWLRPGEMLDGLGMAETTPGPLIIVVEFVGFLGAYRHPEPFAPLTAGIIGAVLTTWVTFVPCFYWIFLGAPYIERLRGNKNLSAALSTITAAVVGVILNLAVWFSLHTLFGSVSTTRFYGTRFLLPDFGSLHAAIAAIAVLAMLMTFYWKRGLATTLAVCGLLGVAAYYFVPPAWH, from the coding sequence TTGACGAACGACATCGAAGTGGAACCGGCCGAAGCGCGCCCACCGCAAGCGGTTTCCCTCCGTGAAGCGCTGCCGACGTGGTGTCGCGTTGCCGCGCTGAGCTTCGGCGGACCGGCCGGGCAGATCGCGGTGATGCATCGCATTCTCGTCGACGAGAAGAAGTGGATCAGCGAAGAACGTTTTCTGCATGCGCTCAACTACTGCATGCTTCTTCCGGGGCCCGAGGCGCAGCAACTGGCGACGTACATCGGCTGGCTCATGCATCGCACGGCCGGCGGATTGCTGGCCGGCACGCTCTTCATCTTGCCCGGCTTTCTCGCGATTATGCTGCTCAGCATCGTCTATGCGACCTTTCAGCAAACGCCGTTGGTGCAAGCTCTGTTCTTTGGTTTGAAGCCGGCCGTCATGGCGATCGTCGTCGAGGCGGTGCTGAGAATCGGCAAGCGTGTGCTTAAGAACGGCACGATGGTCGCGATCGCGGCCCTTTCGTTCATCGCCATCTTCTTCTTCGAGATTCCGTTTCCGCTCGTGATCATCGCGGCGGGAATCGTCGGTTATCTCGGCGGACGGATCGCACCCGACCGCTTTCATGTCATCTCAGGACACGGCAAGCAGAGCCCCGGCGATTCGCAGGGGCCGGCGCGCATCGCCGATCGCGCGATCGTGCCCGCACCGACATGGCGCCGCGCGGCCTTCGTTTCCGGCATCTGCCTTCCCCTCTGGTTCGGACCGATCGTCGCCGTGCGCTTGCTGCTCGGGCCGAGTTCCGTCTTCTACCATGAAGCGACGTTCTTCAGTCAAGCGGCGATGGTCACGTTCGGCGGTGCATACTCCGTATTGGCGTACGTCGCGCAGCAAGCGGTCGAGCACTTCCGTTGGCTCCGCCCCGGCGAGATGCTCGACGGCCTCGGGATGGCGGAGACCACTCCCGGGCCGCTGATTATCGTCGTCGAGTTCGTCGGGTTCTTAGGAGCTTACAGGCATCCGGAACCATTCGCTCCGTTGACGGCCGGCATCATCGGCGCCGTCCTCACGACCTGGGTCACCTTCGTGCCCTGCTTCTATTGGATCTTTCTCGGCGCACCTTACATCGAGCGACTCCGCGGCAACAAGAACTTGAGCGCGGCCCTGTCGACGATCACGGCCGCCGTGGTCGGCGTGATTCTGAACCTTGCCGTGTGGTTCTCGTTGCACACACTCTTCGGCTCCGTCTCGACGACGCGCTTCTACGGCACGCGCTTTCTCTTGCCGGACTTCGGCTCGCTGCATGCCGCCATCGCCGCGATCGCGGTCTTGGCGATGCTGATGACCTTCTACTGGAAGCGCGGCCTCGCGACGACGCTCGCTGTCTGCGGGTTGCTCGGAGTTGCGGCCTACTACTTCGTGCCGCCGGCTTGGCACTGA
- a CDS encoding PDZ domain-containing protein — protein MSFLFSSKRSRSFATLAGGALIAFGSVSFAQVVEDKAPLPSAKVKESDTVKETVPTNPAPTTATQNAANQATNAAQNAAANAKAAADNAAQATGQAADRAADRANNAAGRATGRAGAAANNAAGRAANTADRAADRANSAANNAADRANNAATQGTRTYSNAPNGGAAARVNAGVNAGVNDAAANPNFGRIATQIGLNWAANSANALTLSTIAQNSVFTNAGFLPGDQFVSFGGTPISSQASFYQNLGSVQAGQRVPVVVLRNGQQQTLYWTPDQRFVQMQPTFREVSYVDVQPAAVGGNTLGIRLDESVTDAAVVATVAAGSPAANAGVRQGDQIVALNDQEVHSPAQFESAAAQLPVNSAARISVARTLDLQISPVQRTSAVVPQGGPSNVQPAAPIGVVDPARPVGPVGPVRRFRAR, from the coding sequence ATGTCATTCTTGTTTTCATCGAAACGATCGCGCAGTTTCGCAACGCTAGCAGGCGGCGCGTTGATTGCTTTCGGTTCGGTTTCGTTCGCACAAGTCGTAGAAGATAAGGCGCCGCTACCATCGGCCAAGGTCAAGGAAAGCGACACGGTGAAGGAGACGGTTCCTACGAACCCAGCTCCCACGACAGCGACTCAGAACGCCGCGAACCAAGCGACGAATGCCGCGCAAAACGCCGCCGCGAACGCGAAGGCCGCGGCCGACAACGCAGCCCAGGCAACCGGTCAAGCCGCCGATCGAGCTGCCGATCGCGCGAACAACGCCGCCGGCCGAGCCACGGGTCGAGCCGGCGCTGCGGCGAACAATGCCGCAGGCCGCGCCGCGAACACTGCCGATCGTGCCGCCGATCGCGCGAACAGTGCAGCTAACAATGCCGCTGACCGTGCGAACAACGCCGCCACGCAAGGCACGCGCACGTACTCGAACGCCCCGAACGGCGGCGCCGCCGCTCGCGTCAATGCCGGTGTAAACGCCGGTGTGAACGACGCCGCTGCGAACCCGAACTTCGGTCGGATCGCCACGCAGATCGGATTGAACTGGGCTGCCAATTCGGCCAACGCGCTGACCTTGTCGACGATCGCGCAGAATAGCGTCTTCACCAACGCCGGGTTCTTGCCGGGAGATCAATTCGTGTCGTTCGGCGGCACGCCTATCTCGTCGCAAGCTTCGTTCTATCAAAACCTAGGTTCGGTGCAGGCAGGTCAAAGGGTGCCGGTAGTCGTGCTCCGCAACGGTCAACAACAAACGTTGTACTGGACCCCGGATCAACGCTTCGTGCAGATGCAGCCGACGTTCCGAGAAGTTTCTTACGTCGATGTTCAACCGGCTGCCGTAGGCGGCAACACGCTCGGGATTCGCTTGGATGAAAGCGTGACCGATGCGGCGGTCGTGGCGACCGTGGCCGCCGGAAGTCCGGCCGCGAATGCCGGTGTGCGGCAAGGAGATCAGATCGTCGCGTTGAACGACCAAGAGGTCCATAGCCCGGCACAGTTCGAGTCGGCCGCAGCGCAGTTGCCGGTGAACAGTGCCGCACGAATCTCGGTGGCCCGCACGCTGGATCTACAAATCTCGCCGGTGCAACGAACGAGCGCCGTCGTACCGCAGGGCGGCCCGAGCAACGTGCAGCCGGCCGCTCCGATCGGCGTCGTCGATCCGGCGCGGCCGGTCGGTCCCGTCGGTCCGGTTCGCCGCTTTCGTGCGCGGTAA
- a CDS encoding D-glycerate dehydrogenase yields the protein MSSAGLPRVMADGPLAPIILEMLAGEVEWMPWLADDTVVRHDIAAVYTYGHPRVDGALLDRFPNARVVSNYGVGVDHIDLRAAAERKIPVGNTPGILDGATADMGFALLLAAARRIVVGDRYARSAEFTRYDPGYMLGREVHSSTLGIVGMGRIGAQVAQRARGFDMQVQYHNRTRRPDVETALGVQYATLDRLLATSDYVMLCCPLTAETRGLMNRSTFAQMKPTAMLINIARGPVVDTDALTEALTENRIAGAGLDVTDPEPLPRGHPLLALDNVTIVPHLGSATLETRRRMAELSVDNLRAGLAGKPLVHEVRA from the coding sequence ATGAGTAGCGCCGGCCTTCCCCGCGTGATGGCCGATGGCCCGCTCGCGCCGATCATTCTCGAAATGCTTGCCGGTGAAGTCGAGTGGATGCCCTGGCTCGCCGACGACACGGTCGTCCGCCACGACATCGCAGCCGTCTACACGTACGGCCACCCGCGCGTCGACGGTGCGTTGCTCGATCGTTTCCCCAACGCGCGCGTCGTGAGCAACTACGGCGTCGGCGTCGATCATATCGATCTTCGCGCCGCGGCCGAGCGGAAGATTCCGGTCGGCAACACGCCCGGCATTCTCGACGGCGCCACGGCCGACATGGGCTTCGCGCTCCTCTTGGCCGCGGCGCGGCGGATCGTCGTCGGCGATCGCTACGCGCGGTCGGCGGAGTTTACGCGCTACGATCCCGGCTACATGCTCGGCCGCGAAGTCCATTCCTCGACGCTCGGCATCGTCGGCATGGGACGCATCGGCGCGCAAGTTGCCCAGCGCGCTCGCGGGTTCGACATGCAGGTGCAGTATCACAACCGGACTCGTCGACCGGACGTGGAAACAGCGCTCGGCGTTCAGTACGCGACCCTCGACCGACTCCTCGCAACGAGCGACTACGTGATGCTCTGCTGTCCGCTGACCGCCGAGACGCGCGGCCTGATGAACCGCAGCACCTTCGCGCAAATGAAGCCGACCGCGATGCTCATCAACATCGCTCGCGGACCGGTCGTCGATACCGACGCGCTGACAGAAGCGCTCACGGAGAACCGCATCGCCGGAGCGGGCCTCGACGTCACCGACCCCGAACCGCTGCCGCGCGGCCATCCGTTGCTCGCGCTCGACAACGTCACGATCGTGCCGCATCTCGGCAGCGCAACGCTCGAAACCCGCCGTCGCATGGCCGAACTTTCCGTCGACAATCTTCGCGCCGGACTTGCGGGTAAGCCGCTCGTGCATGAAGTCCGCGCTTAG
- a CDS encoding PQQ-binding-like beta-propeller repeat protein: MKTPSIATSSWSCRSSCWIIVLFAASFAQAAEPAAYFRADAGVAADSKPLVEKFDDSTLLWRQPLAPGHSTPCVCGDSIFLTTFENKELATVALDRRTGKPRWRQVAPARELETFHPTGSPAAATAACDGRRVFTFFGSYGLLCYDLDGKLLWSKPMGPFQDEFGSGSSPILVDGKLILNEDHDRDSFLLAVDPATGDTIWKTAREGFTRSYATPVVWTLGGRRQLIVAGALQLVAYDVETGRQLWSMDGMARIVNTTPAIDGEMLYVATWSPGGDTDARIGMESWESATKQWDKNADGRLARDEVSNPEVLDRFFRIDLNQDRGLDEGEWKKYARVFELAKNSIQVFRPTTSASEPSADVKKMEVVWQYQKGLPYVPSPLVYRKVVYLVKDGGILTTLDAANGKLLKTGRLPGAGNYMASPIAGDGKVYLLSERGSLNVLAAGGKWDILSTHDFAERTVASPVIADDRIYIRTEQAVYCLGAKTSP; this comes from the coding sequence ATGAAAACGCCGAGTATCGCAACTTCGTCGTGGTCGTGTCGGTCGTCGTGTTGGATCATCGTGCTGTTTGCCGCAAGCTTCGCGCAAGCGGCCGAACCCGCGGCTTACTTCCGCGCCGATGCCGGAGTCGCCGCCGACAGCAAACCGCTCGTCGAGAAGTTCGACGACTCCACGCTTCTCTGGCGGCAACCGCTCGCGCCGGGCCACTCGACGCCGTGCGTCTGCGGCGACTCGATCTTTCTCACGACGTTCGAGAATAAAGAGCTTGCGACCGTGGCGCTCGATCGTCGCACGGGCAAGCCGCGCTGGCGACAAGTCGCGCCGGCGCGCGAGCTCGAAACCTTTCATCCGACCGGCAGCCCTGCCGCAGCGACGGCCGCTTGCGATGGTCGCCGCGTCTTCACGTTCTTCGGCAGCTACGGTCTGCTCTGCTACGACCTCGACGGCAAGCTCTTATGGTCGAAGCCGATGGGGCCGTTTCAAGATGAGTTCGGCTCGGGCAGCTCGCCGATCCTCGTCGACGGCAAGCTCATCCTCAACGAAGACCACGATCGCGACAGCTTCCTCTTGGCGGTCGATCCCGCCACGGGCGACACGATTTGGAAGACCGCGCGCGAAGGCTTCACGCGCAGCTACGCGACACCCGTCGTCTGGACGCTCGGCGGCCGACGGCAATTGATCGTCGCCGGTGCGCTGCAACTCGTGGCGTACGATGTCGAAACCGGTCGGCAACTTTGGTCGATGGACGGTATGGCCCGCATCGTGAACACGACACCGGCGATCGACGGCGAGATGCTGTACGTCGCCACTTGGTCTCCCGGCGGCGACACCGACGCGCGGATCGGCATGGAGTCGTGGGAATCGGCGACGAAGCAATGGGACAAGAACGCCGACGGTCGACTCGCGCGCGACGAAGTCAGCAATCCCGAAGTGCTCGATCGCTTCTTCCGGATCGACTTGAATCAAGACCGCGGCCTCGATGAAGGGGAGTGGAAAAAATATGCCCGCGTGTTCGAGCTCGCGAAGAACTCGATCCAAGTCTTCCGCCCGACGACGAGCGCGAGCGAACCTTCGGCCGATGTGAAGAAGATGGAAGTCGTTTGGCAGTATCAAAAAGGATTGCCGTACGTGCCGAGTCCGCTCGTGTATCGCAAAGTGGTTTACCTCGTGAAAGACGGCGGCATTCTTACGACCCTCGATGCCGCGAACGGTAAGCTGCTGAAAACCGGCCGCTTGCCCGGCGCGGGCAACTACATGGCCTCGCCGATCGCCGGCGACGGAAAAGTTTACCTGCTGAGCGAACGCGGCAGCTTGAACGTACTCGCAGCCGGCGGCAAATGGGACATCCTCAGCACGCATGATTTCGCCGAACGGACCGTCGCCTCACCGGTGATCGCCGACGATCGCATCTACATCCGCACCGAACAAGCCGTGTATTGCTTGGGAGCTAAGACATCGCCATGA
- a CDS encoding OsmC family protein, with the protein MKIKRNGSAVWKGGLKDGKGAISTESGALSAYPYGFAARFEGVKGTNPEELLGAAHAGCFTMALSLILGEAKLTADQMDTSAQVTLEQVEGGFAITAVHLTLKAKIPGCDQANFEKLTGMAKAGCPVSKLFKTEITLDATLVA; encoded by the coding sequence ATGAAGATCAAACGAAACGGCTCGGCGGTTTGGAAGGGTGGACTTAAGGACGGCAAAGGAGCTATCTCGACCGAGAGCGGCGCGCTGAGCGCTTATCCCTATGGTTTCGCCGCACGCTTCGAAGGGGTGAAGGGAACGAATCCCGAAGAGCTGCTCGGCGCGGCGCATGCGGGCTGTTTCACGATGGCCCTCTCGCTCATCTTGGGCGAAGCCAAGCTCACTGCCGACCAGATGGACACCTCGGCCCAAGTGACTTTGGAACAAGTCGAAGGGGGCTTCGCGATCACGGCCGTACATCTCACGCTCAAGGCGAAGATTCCGGGCTGCGATCAAGCCAACTTCGAAAAGCTCACCGGCATGGCGAAGGCCGGCTGTCCGGTATCGAAGTTGTTCAAGACTGAAATTACGCTCGACGCGACGTTGGTGGCCTAG
- a CDS encoding gamma-glutamylcyclotransferase → MDAWYFAYGSNLLTDQMLARVGSIGRAEHPPRVARLAHYRLVFQHLKPGEPAYANILALGPSDSTSSVLGVVYRSSEAELAKLDVYEQGYERRPIEVTDLAGQTLAAVAYIVRPTDALNIGRPSDEYLLRITTGARRHGLPEAYIDEIIALAASGTSREPRPPTSRRA, encoded by the coding sequence ATGGACGCCTGGTACTTCGCCTACGGCAGTAATCTTCTGACCGATCAGATGCTCGCCCGCGTCGGTTCGATCGGCCGCGCCGAGCATCCTCCGCGTGTGGCCCGCTTGGCGCACTATCGCTTGGTCTTCCAACATCTCAAGCCCGGCGAGCCGGCATACGCCAATATCCTCGCGCTCGGGCCGAGTGATTCAACCTCGAGCGTGCTCGGCGTCGTCTATCGCTCTAGCGAAGCGGAGTTGGCAAAGCTCGATGTTTACGAACAGGGCTACGAGCGCAGGCCGATCGAAGTGACCGATCTCGCGGGCCAAACTCTCGCGGCGGTCGCGTACATCGTCCGGCCTACCGATGCGTTGAACATCGGCAGGCCGAGCGACGAGTACTTGCTGCGAATCACAACCGGCGCACGCCGACACGGTTTGCCGGAAGCATATATCGACGAGATCATCGCCCTCGCCGCTTCCGGAACGTCGCGCGAGCCTAGGCCACCAACGTCGCGTCGAGCGTAA
- a CDS encoding transglutaminase family protein — MLIRVGCEIEFTFPEPTAMMLMLSLHPLRAPTIRKHENLQVDPPVPIFQFFDTNGNRCGRTVVPAGRVRFSNSAIVEDSGLPDLQVWNAPQVNVQDLPYEVLPFLLGSRYCEVDSELKDFAWSKFSQTPAGWPRVQAVCDFAHKHIRFDYQLARPNRTALEAYRERVGVCRDYMHLAVTLCRCLNIPARYCTGYLGDIGVPLAPYPMDLSAWFEAFLGGQWYAFDARNNTPRIGRVLMARGRDAADVAMTTTFGVNQLQSFKVVTEEVK, encoded by the coding sequence ATGCTGATCCGAGTCGGGTGCGAAATCGAATTCACGTTTCCCGAACCGACCGCCATGATGTTGATGCTGAGCCTGCATCCATTGCGAGCGCCGACGATTCGCAAACATGAGAACCTCCAGGTCGATCCGCCGGTTCCGATCTTTCAGTTTTTCGATACCAACGGCAATCGCTGCGGACGCACCGTCGTGCCGGCAGGCCGTGTTCGCTTCAGCAATAGCGCCATCGTCGAAGACAGCGGACTCCCCGACTTGCAGGTGTGGAACGCGCCGCAAGTCAACGTGCAGGACTTGCCCTACGAAGTGCTGCCGTTTCTGCTCGGGAGCCGCTATTGCGAAGTCGATAGCGAATTGAAGGACTTCGCTTGGAGCAAGTTCTCGCAGACTCCGGCCGGCTGGCCGCGCGTGCAAGCGGTTTGCGACTTCGCGCACAAGCATATTCGTTTCGACTATCAACTCGCTCGACCCAATCGCACGGCGCTTGAAGCCTATCGCGAGCGCGTCGGCGTTTGTCGCGACTACATGCACCTCGCCGTGACGCTCTGCCGCTGCTTGAACATCCCGGCCCGCTACTGCACGGGCTATCTCGGCGACATCGGCGTTCCTCTCGCACCCTATCCGATGGATCTCAGCGCTTGGTTCGAGGCGTTCCTCGGCGGACAATGGTACGCCTTCGATGCCCGCAACAATACGCCGCGCATCGGCCGCGTCTTGATGGCTCGCGGTCGCGATGCGGCCGATGTCGCCATGACGACGACCTTCGGCGTCAATCAACTTCAGTCGTTCAAGGTCGTGACGGAAGAAGTGAAGTAA
- a CDS encoding DUF1361 domain-containing protein, whose product MAHWLRSRFFFPLLALSIVAMALYLAWRQLIGPWTGPRLHLNLFLAWVPYFAALAAVAAHQRRPSSPWLFRVSFLAWFVFFPNAPYLVTDWRYLPGWVDELWYAMLMMTSFSLCGLFLAAISLYLVHTVVARRTSHRAGTIVAALAIGLSGLGVYLGRFIRLNTWDLITHPRTVISDVATAFRTHETHMGPIGFTVLFTLLLASVYYLVLQLRQAHWSREEVQVWEIPVRTLPPE is encoded by the coding sequence ATGGCTCACTGGCTTCGCTCGCGATTCTTTTTTCCGCTCTTGGCGCTCAGCATCGTCGCGATGGCGCTCTACCTCGCTTGGCGGCAACTCATCGGCCCTTGGACCGGCCCCCGCCTGCACTTGAATCTCTTCCTCGCCTGGGTGCCGTACTTCGCGGCGCTCGCGGCGGTTGCGGCGCATCAACGCCGCCCAAGCTCACCCTGGCTCTTTCGAGTTTCGTTCCTCGCTTGGTTCGTCTTCTTTCCGAACGCGCCGTATCTCGTCACCGATTGGCGTTATCTTCCCGGTTGGGTCGATGAACTGTGGTACGCCATGTTGATGATGACTTCGTTCTCGCTCTGCGGGCTCTTCCTCGCCGCGATTTCGCTTTATCTCGTTCACACCGTCGTCGCACGACGGACCTCGCATCGTGCGGGCACCATCGTCGCAGCGCTTGCCATCGGCCTCAGCGGGCTCGGTGTCTATCTCGGTCGCTTCATTCGCCTCAACACTTGGGACCTCATCACGCACCCGCGCACGGTGATCTCGGACGTCGCCACTGCTTTCCGAACGCACGAAACCCACATGGGCCCGATCGGCTTCACCGTTCTGTTCACCCTCTTGCTGGCATCCGTCTACTATCTCGTGCTGCAACTTCGACAGGCCCATTGGTCGCGCGAAGAGGTTCAGGTGTGGGAGATTCCGGTGCGCACGCTTCCGCCTGAGTAA
- a CDS encoding DUF1592 domain-containing protein — translation MPWVRRYVVVRLLCSALIGLLAACASESEAAEQAAKMPAKPVAVSVDDPLAYRSTALGLLQKHCFACHGPDVQEMGLNFAKFGDVASILNARETWRKVREALEAGDMPPQPKDSGFTADERKQLLAWIHDRVETIDRRSPIYQDPGPPLVRQLTRAEYNNTLRDLLGFQFDAAGAAGIRSEEIAEGYANLAGAQVIDEVLLDKYFKGAEEVLKALFEEANRRVDRQKIVFARPAEGVTAVDAARKVLERFVRRAYRRPVAAGEIERLLSIVDRALIAGDEYDAAIRKALKPVLVSPHFLFRLERDQGAAGSHEAYPVTDHELAVRLSYFLWASMPDEALSALADAGTLNKPEVLDAEVKRMLADPKAVALTEHFGMQWLHINDLRRALPSRNSFPAFTQTLKQAMEQEMRVFFDTLRSEDRSILDLLDSDYTYVNEELAKHYVLAGVTGPKMQLVKLRPSDHRGGLLGMGGVLAMTSHTDRTKPTARGKWVLEVVLGTPPSPPPANVSNFKPAVKGKPEPKNFRDKLAAHAADATCAACHKKIDPLGFALENYDAIGMWRDQVGGAPVDNAGQLTGGAEFRGVDGLKKILRTRQSQFVRNFVVQLMVYALGRNSEYHDELAIAELSETLEREKYRFSALVRGIVGSRQFQYRQNSDGAAAAGK, via the coding sequence ATGCCTTGGGTTCGCCGCTACGTCGTCGTTCGTCTTTTGTGCTCAGCACTGATCGGGTTGCTCGCGGCTTGCGCGAGCGAGAGCGAAGCAGCCGAACAGGCGGCTAAGATGCCGGCCAAGCCGGTTGCCGTAAGCGTCGACGATCCCTTGGCCTATCGATCCACGGCGCTCGGGCTGTTGCAAAAGCATTGCTTCGCGTGCCACGGGCCCGACGTGCAAGAGATGGGTTTGAACTTCGCGAAGTTCGGCGACGTCGCTTCGATTCTCAACGCGCGCGAGACGTGGCGCAAAGTGCGCGAAGCACTCGAAGCCGGCGACATGCCGCCGCAACCGAAAGACTCCGGCTTCACGGCCGACGAGCGGAAGCAACTGCTCGCTTGGATTCACGACCGCGTCGAGACGATCGACCGCCGGAGCCCGATCTATCAAGATCCGGGCCCACCGCTGGTGCGGCAACTCACGCGCGCCGAATACAACAACACGCTCCGCGATCTGCTCGGCTTTCAGTTCGATGCGGCCGGCGCCGCCGGAATTCGCAGCGAAGAAATCGCCGAGGGATATGCGAACCTAGCCGGTGCGCAGGTCATCGATGAAGTGCTGCTCGACAAGTATTTCAAGGGGGCCGAAGAAGTCTTGAAGGCGCTGTTCGAGGAAGCGAATCGCCGAGTGGATCGGCAGAAGATCGTGTTCGCGCGGCCTGCCGAGGGCGTCACCGCCGTGGACGCCGCGCGCAAGGTATTGGAGCGGTTCGTGCGCCGCGCGTATCGTCGGCCGGTCGCAGCGGGCGAGATCGAGCGGCTGTTGTCGATCGTCGATCGAGCGCTGATCGCCGGGGATGAGTACGACGCTGCGATCCGCAAGGCGCTCAAGCCGGTTCTCGTCTCGCCGCACTTCCTGTTTCGCTTAGAGCGAGATCAAGGGGCCGCAGGTTCGCACGAAGCGTATCCGGTGACCGATCACGAACTCGCGGTGCGGCTCTCTTATTTCTTGTGGGCCTCGATGCCGGATGAAGCCCTCTCGGCCTTGGCTGACGCTGGAACTTTGAACAAGCCCGAGGTGCTCGACGCCGAGGTGAAGCGGATGCTGGCCGATCCGAAAGCCGTGGCGCTGACGGAACATTTCGGCATGCAATGGCTGCACATCAACGACCTGCGCCGCGCGCTGCCGAGCCGCAACAGCTTCCCGGCGTTTACGCAAACGCTCAAGCAAGCGATGGAGCAGGAGATGCGCGTGTTCTTCGACACGCTACGGAGCGAAGATCGGAGCATCTTAGACTTGCTCGATTCCGACTACACCTACGTCAACGAAGAGCTGGCGAAACATTACGTCCTTGCCGGCGTCACCGGCCCGAAGATGCAACTGGTGAAGCTCCGGCCGAGCGATCATCGAGGCGGGCTCTTGGGCATGGGAGGCGTGTTGGCGATGACGTCGCACACCGACCGCACGAAGCCGACGGCCCGCGGAAAGTGGGTCTTGGAGGTCGTGCTCGGCACTCCGCCATCGCCGCCGCCGGCGAACGTGAGCAACTTCAAGCCGGCGGTGAAGGGGAAGCCCGAGCCGAAAAACTTTCGCGACAAGCTCGCCGCGCATGCCGCCGATGCGACCTGCGCCGCGTGTCATAAGAAGATCGATCCGCTCGGCTTCGCGCTGGAGAACTACGACGCGATCGGCATGTGGCGCGACCAAGTCGGCGGCGCGCCGGTCGACAATGCCGGTCAGCTTACCGGCGGCGCGGAATTCCGCGGCGTCGACGGATTGAAGAAGATTTTGCGCACGCGGCAAAGTCAGTTCGTCCGCAATTTCGTAGTGCAACTCATGGTGTATGCACTCGGGCGAAACAGCGAATACCACGACGAGCTTGCCATCGCCGAACTGAGCGAAACCTTAGAGCGGGAAAAGTACCGTTTTTCCGCTCTCGTGCGGGGGATCGTCGGCAGCCGGCAGTTTCAATATCGGCAAAATTCGGATGGCGCGGCCGCGGCCGGCAAGTAA